From a single Alloactinosynnema sp. L-07 genomic region:
- a CDS encoding TetR/AcrR family transcriptional regulator: MSRRERYRQDTRAEAKELAMAQVAAAGAASVSVNAIAKHMGMTGSALYRYFDSRDALLGELIADGYADLADKVEAAAKVEAEPAARLRAMAAAFRAWAIADPHRYLLLFGTPVPGFAAPPQTVEAAERALAAFAAVFAELPDPAVPVELDTQVAAWLAASGADVPAAAFRRALIGWTRLHGVLSLEVSGQFTMMGIDGAMVYQVELHGLLGGEGTAPS; this comes from the coding sequence ATGAGCAGGCGCGAGCGGTATCGCCAGGACACCAGGGCCGAGGCCAAGGAGCTGGCCATGGCCCAGGTGGCGGCGGCGGGCGCGGCCTCGGTCTCGGTCAACGCGATCGCCAAGCACATGGGGATGACCGGTTCGGCGCTGTACCGGTACTTCGACTCCCGCGACGCACTGCTCGGCGAGCTGATCGCCGACGGGTACGCCGACCTGGCCGACAAGGTCGAAGCGGCGGCCAAGGTCGAGGCCGAGCCCGCGGCCCGGCTGCGTGCCATGGCCGCGGCGTTTCGCGCGTGGGCGATCGCCGATCCGCACCGCTACCTGCTGTTGTTCGGTACCCCGGTGCCCGGTTTCGCGGCACCGCCGCAGACCGTCGAGGCGGCCGAGCGGGCGCTCGCGGCCTTCGCCGCGGTCTTCGCCGAACTGCCCGACCCCGCGGTCCCCGTCGAGTTGGACACGCAGGTCGCGGCCTGGCTGGCGGCCAGCGGCGCCGACGTGCCCGCCGCAGCGTTTCGCCGCGCGCTGATCGGCTGGACCCGGCTGCACGGCGTGCTCAGCCTGGAGGTCTCCGGCCAGTTCACGATGATGGGCATCGACGGCGCCATGGTCTACCAGGTGGAACTGCACGGCCTGCTCGGCGGCGAGGGGACCGCACCGAGTTGA
- a CDS encoding zinc-binding dehydrogenase: MKVLSVVTTRAGGPEVLELKTAEVSRDTNMALVRVAAASVGNAEIDMMHGRFYKQPRFPFVGGYDLVGTVVDGPADLVGTTVAAMPRLGAWASHVQLPAADLVAVPDGLSPAAAVALVTNGVTAWQMVHRVARVRSGQTVLVQGAAGAVGSLLCVFAAAAGARMIGTASPARHDEVRALGAHPIDYRDNVAAAVRAIAPAGVDAVFDHRAGAGLATLFGLLGRDGTLVAYGADADTGSGPPLRPYLRMLAWFGLHDLRRVLGVGRGRRGRLYNVTPDRRFRADLATVLALAATGGITVPVSTYPLADAARAVRDRLDGTSTGKQVLLMPDV, encoded by the coding sequence ATGAAGGTACTGAGCGTCGTCACCACTCGGGCGGGCGGCCCGGAGGTCCTGGAACTCAAGACCGCCGAGGTGTCCAGGGACACGAATATGGCGCTCGTGCGGGTCGCGGCCGCGAGCGTGGGAAACGCCGAGATCGACATGATGCACGGCCGGTTCTACAAGCAGCCGCGGTTCCCGTTCGTCGGCGGATATGACCTGGTCGGCACGGTCGTCGACGGCCCAGCCGACCTCGTCGGCACGACCGTGGCCGCCATGCCCCGGCTCGGCGCCTGGGCCAGTCACGTACAACTCCCGGCCGCTGACCTGGTGGCCGTGCCGGACGGGTTGAGCCCGGCCGCGGCCGTCGCGTTGGTGACCAACGGGGTGACGGCCTGGCAGATGGTCCATCGCGTGGCTCGGGTCCGTTCCGGCCAGACGGTGCTCGTGCAGGGCGCGGCCGGGGCCGTCGGCTCCCTGCTGTGCGTCTTCGCCGCGGCCGCGGGCGCCCGGATGATCGGCACCGCGTCCCCAGCCAGGCACGACGAGGTGCGTGCGCTGGGCGCGCACCCGATCGACTACCGCGACAACGTGGCGGCCGCGGTGCGCGCCATCGCCCCGGCTGGGGTGGACGCCGTGTTCGACCACCGCGCCGGAGCCGGGCTGGCCACGCTGTTCGGACTGCTCGGCAGGGATGGAACCCTGGTCGCCTACGGTGCCGACGCCGATACCGGGTCAGGCCCTCCGCTGCGGCCCTACCTCCGGATGCTGGCCTGGTTCGGCCTCCACGACCTGCGCCGGGTCCTCGGGGTCGGCCGGGGCCGCCGCGGCAGGCTCTACAACGTCACGCCTGACCGCCGGTTTCGCGCCGACCTGGCCACCGTCCTCGCCCTGGCCGCGACGGGCGGCATCACCGTGCCGGTCTCGACCTATCCGCTGGCCGACGCGGCGAGAGCGGTCCGCGATCGGCTCGACGGCACGAGCACGGGCAAGCAGGTGCTCCTGATGCCCGACGTGTAA
- a CDS encoding thioesterase family protein, with the protein MSSATGHGDVRAGGPAPAGGAFAAAVRVRPLGDGTFTADLPAAWSVGGRPHGGFLLALLARAAVASHTGAGAPLVDPLAVSAQFLRPPGVGPVLLRTDIRKTGRRTTVVSVHLEQSGRSCVEGVVTTGRLPRERAAWSDLPNQPAEPPGNAIDLSTVPSASIFRLTEVCDVRLDPNGAGFLHGHIGDPLRLRLWARPRGEHADPLFALVAGDISMPVTFNLGRLGWSPTVQLTAHLRSRPAPGWLRIQVESKAVHGMWFDADATVVDSTGRLVCQSRQLALSAIG; encoded by the coding sequence ATGAGTAGTGCGACAGGGCACGGCGATGTGCGTGCGGGCGGACCGGCGCCCGCTGGTGGGGCATTCGCCGCGGCGGTGCGGGTCCGACCGTTGGGGGACGGCACCTTCACCGCCGACCTCCCGGCGGCGTGGAGCGTCGGGGGCAGGCCGCATGGCGGTTTCCTGCTGGCTCTGTTGGCCAGGGCGGCCGTGGCGAGCCACACCGGCGCGGGGGCGCCGCTGGTCGACCCGCTCGCCGTGAGCGCCCAGTTCCTGCGCCCGCCCGGTGTGGGTCCGGTGCTGCTGCGCACCGACATCCGCAAGACCGGCCGCCGCACGACAGTCGTGTCCGTCCACCTCGAACAGAGTGGGCGCAGCTGCGTGGAGGGCGTGGTCACCACCGGCCGCCTGCCCAGGGAGCGGGCCGCCTGGTCCGACCTGCCGAACCAGCCCGCCGAGCCGCCGGGCAACGCCATCGATCTCTCCACCGTCCCCTCGGCGTCGATCTTCCGGCTGACCGAGGTCTGCGACGTGCGCCTGGACCCCAACGGCGCGGGTTTCCTGCACGGACACATCGGCGACCCGCTGCGGCTGCGCCTGTGGGCCCGGCCGCGCGGTGAGCACGCCGACCCGCTGTTCGCGCTGGTCGCGGGCGACATATCGATGCCGGTGACGTTCAACCTGGGCAGGCTCGGCTGGTCGCCGACGGTCCAGCTGACCGCCCACCTGCGGTCCCGGCCCGCCCCCGGCTGGCTGCGCATCCAGGTGGAGTCCAAGGCGGTGCACGGCATGTGGTTCGACGCCGACGCCACCGTGGTCGACTCGACCGGGCGCCTGGTGTGCCAGTCCCGTCAGCTAGCCCTATCCGCGATCGGCTGA
- a CDS encoding helix-turn-helix domain-containing protein, protein MPVNKRDPGAPGLPQVQFLTVAEVATLMRVSKMTVYRLVHNGDLPAVRVGKSFRVPEKAVHDYLQNAYFDAG, encoded by the coding sequence ATGCCGGTGAACAAGCGTGACCCGGGCGCGCCCGGACTACCGCAGGTGCAGTTCCTGACGGTGGCCGAGGTGGCGACCCTGATGAGAGTGTCCAAGATGACGGTGTACCGGCTGGTGCACAACGGCGACCTCCCCGCGGTGCGGGTGGGCAAGTCGTTCCGGGTGCCGGAGAAGGCGGTGCACGACTACCTGCAGAACGCCTACTTCGACGCGGGCTGA
- a CDS encoding NAD-dependent epimerase/dehydratase family protein has product MTPKVVLVTGVGGYLGGNLAARLAADPDIERVLGVDTVPPPKDVVRTMGRAEFVRADIRNPLIAKVITSANVDTVIHASTTANPAGPARRTVLKELNVIGTMQLLAACQRAPSLRRLVVKSTAAVYGASARSPAVFTEDDTPKDIGSSGYAKDAVEVEGYVRGFARRRPEVSVVTLRLANLIGPNVDTVLTRYFALPVVPTVLGFDARMQLLHSEDALAVLEQAAMLDVTGVFNVAGDGVLMLSQAIRRAGRLPLPVLRQALPSVGRVLRGARVVDFSADHVRYLNYGRVLDTTRLKAEFGFTPRWTTRQAFDDYVSGSKLRPVFTPALLAAARRRVLQGTRS; this is encoded by the coding sequence ATGACGCCAAAGGTCGTCCTGGTCACCGGTGTCGGCGGCTATCTCGGCGGCAACCTCGCCGCCCGGCTGGCGGCGGATCCCGACATCGAGCGCGTGCTCGGTGTGGACACCGTTCCGCCGCCCAAGGACGTCGTGCGCACCATGGGCCGGGCCGAGTTCGTCCGGGCCGACATCCGCAACCCGCTCATCGCCAAGGTCATCACCTCGGCCAATGTGGACACGGTCATCCATGCGTCCACCACGGCCAACCCGGCGGGCCCCGCGCGGCGGACCGTGCTCAAGGAACTCAACGTCATCGGCACCATGCAGCTGCTGGCCGCCTGCCAGCGGGCACCGTCGCTGCGCAGGCTCGTGGTGAAGTCGACGGCCGCGGTGTACGGGGCGAGCGCGCGCTCGCCCGCGGTGTTCACCGAGGACGACACCCCCAAGGACATCGGCTCGTCCGGCTACGCCAAGGACGCCGTCGAGGTCGAGGGCTATGTGCGCGGGTTCGCCCGGCGCAGGCCGGAGGTCTCGGTGGTCACGCTGCGGCTGGCCAACCTCATCGGACCCAATGTCGACACGGTGCTCACCAGGTACTTCGCGCTGCCGGTGGTGCCCACGGTGCTCGGGTTCGACGCCCGCATGCAGCTGCTGCACTCCGAGGACGCGCTGGCGGTGCTGGAACAGGCCGCGATGCTCGACGTCACCGGTGTGTTCAACGTGGCGGGCGACGGTGTGCTGATGCTGTCGCAGGCGATCCGCCGGGCCGGTCGGCTGCCGCTGCCGGTGCTGCGCCAGGCACTGCCCAGCGTGGGCCGGGTGCTGCGGGGGGCCAGGGTGGTCGACTTCTCCGCCGACCACGTCCGCTATCTCAACTACGGCCGGGTGCTCGACACCACCCGGCTCAAGGCCGAGTTCGGTTTCACCCCGCGGTGGACCACTCGGCAGGCGTTCGACGACTACGTCTCCGGCAGCAAGCTGCGCCCGGTCTTCACCCCGGCGCTGCTCGCCGCCGCCCGCAGACGGGTGTTGCAGGGCACCCGTTCCTGA
- the proC gene encoding pyrroline-5-carboxylate reductase encodes MTTANARPTIAVLGAGKIGEALLSGLLHGGRSADELMFTERHPERSAELTNTYGIRCTDVPTAAKDADVLVVAVKPQDIEPLLDELAPVVGSDTLVVSLCAGLPTALFERRLSTGVPVVRAMPNTPMLVGEAMSAISPGKHARPEHLATVEELLSAVGKVVRVPESQQDAVTALSGSGPAYFFFLVEAMIDAGILLGLPRAVAEKLIIQSAVGAAAMLAETGEHPVTLREAVTSPAGTTIMAIRELEKHGVRAALLAAIEAARDRSRELGREHEER; translated from the coding sequence ATGACCACTGCGAACGCGCGGCCGACCATCGCGGTCCTGGGCGCGGGCAAGATCGGTGAGGCACTGCTTTCCGGGCTGCTGCACGGGGGCCGCAGTGCCGACGAGCTGATGTTCACCGAGCGCCATCCGGAGCGCTCGGCCGAGCTGACCAACACCTACGGCATCCGGTGCACCGACGTGCCGACCGCGGCCAAGGATGCCGACGTGCTGGTGGTGGCGGTCAAGCCGCAGGACATCGAGCCGCTGCTCGACGAGCTGGCCCCGGTTGTCGGCTCCGACACCCTGGTCGTCTCGCTGTGCGCGGGTCTGCCGACCGCGCTGTTCGAGCGCAGGCTGTCCACAGGTGTGCCGGTCGTTCGGGCCATGCCGAACACGCCGATGCTGGTCGGCGAGGCGATGAGCGCGATCTCTCCCGGCAAGCATGCGCGGCCCGAGCACTTGGCCACCGTGGAGGAGCTGCTCAGCGCCGTTGGCAAGGTCGTGCGGGTGCCCGAGTCGCAGCAGGACGCGGTGACCGCGCTGTCGGGCTCCGGTCCGGCCTACTTCTTCTTCCTGGTCGAGGCCATGATCGACGCGGGGATCCTGCTCGGCCTGCCGCGCGCGGTTGCCGAGAAGCTCATCATCCAGTCCGCGGTGGGTGCCGCGGCGATGCTGGCCGAGACCGGTGAGCACCCGGTGACCCTGCGCGAGGCGGTCACCTCGCCCGCCGGGACGACCATCATGGCCATCCGCGAGCTGGAGAAACACGGGGTCCGCGCGGCCCTGCTGGCGGCCATCGAGGCGGCCCGCGACCGCTCCCGAGAGCTAGGGCGCGAACACGAAGAGCGGTGA
- a CDS encoding lysophospholipid acyltransferase family protein — MQEARVIPLQRADRTHRVPPRPDGQIVEPTPLHPARQHPPISGVRRGIGDALGFAVRRLTGDYPVDEFGFDPDLTERMLLPPLRLLYRNWFRVEVSGVENLPVDGGALVVCNHSGTLPLDALMTAVAVHDNHPRQRYLRMLGADLVFQVPLLGALARKSGQTLACNPDAEQLLRSGELVGVWPEGFKGIGKPFADRYKLQRFGRGGFVSAALRTGAPIIPCSIVGAEEIYPKIGDLKALARLLGLPYFPITPLFPLLGPLGAIPLPSKWHIRFGEPIATDTFEAGADDDPMLVFNMTDQVRETIQQTLYRMLSQRGNPFLG, encoded by the coding sequence ATGCAGGAAGCCCGCGTGATCCCGCTCCAGAGAGCCGACCGAACCCATCGTGTTCCGCCCCGTCCCGACGGCCAGATCGTCGAACCGACCCCACTGCACCCCGCCCGGCAGCACCCGCCGATCTCCGGCGTCCGCCGCGGCATCGGCGACGCGCTCGGTTTCGCGGTGCGCAGGCTGACCGGCGACTACCCGGTCGACGAGTTCGGCTTCGACCCCGACCTCACCGAGCGCATGCTGCTCCCGCCGCTGCGGCTGCTCTACCGCAACTGGTTCCGGGTCGAGGTCAGCGGCGTGGAGAACCTGCCGGTCGACGGCGGCGCGCTGGTGGTGTGCAACCACTCCGGCACGTTGCCGCTGGACGCGCTGATGACCGCGGTGGCCGTGCACGACAACCACCCCCGTCAGCGCTACCTGCGCATGCTTGGCGCGGACCTGGTCTTCCAGGTGCCGCTGCTGGGCGCCCTGGCCCGCAAATCCGGCCAAACCCTGGCCTGCAACCCCGACGCCGAACAACTGCTGCGCTCCGGTGAGCTGGTCGGCGTGTGGCCCGAGGGCTTCAAGGGCATCGGCAAGCCGTTCGCCGACCGCTACAAGCTCCAGCGCTTCGGCCGCGGCGGCTTCGTCTCGGCCGCCCTGCGGACCGGTGCCCCGATCATCCCGTGCTCGATCGTCGGCGCGGAGGAGATCTATCCGAAGATCGGTGACCTGAAGGCGCTGGCCCGGCTGCTCGGCCTGCCGTACTTCCCGATCACGCCGCTGTTCCCGCTGCTCGGCCCGCTCGGCGCGATCCCGCTGCCGTCCAAATGGCACATCCGCTTCGGCGAACCCATCGCCACGGACACCTTCGAGGCGGGTGCCGACGACGACCCGATGCTGGTGTTCAACATGACCGACCAGGTGCGGGAGACGATCCAGCAGACCCTGTACCGGATGCTCAGCCAGCGCGGGAATCCGTTCCTGGGCTGA
- a CDS encoding 30S ribosomal protein bS22 encodes MGSVIKKRRKRMSKKKHRKLLRKTRVQRRKLKK; translated from the coding sequence ATGGGCTCTGTCATCAAGAAGCGCCGCAAGCGCATGTCGAAGAAGAAGCACCGCAAACTGCTTCGCAAGACCCGCGTGCAGCGTCGCAAACTGAAGAAGTAG